One window from the genome of Fulvivirga lutea encodes:
- a CDS encoding DUF6503 family protein: MKHWFLFALTVLYACNDSHNAQQIVDATILASGSNKLSNSKVEFIFRDKEYGVEQKGGTYEMVRLWENEAGEVVRDEVTNEGFKREVNGQKVEVADSMAFKYTNSINSVIYFALLPYRLNDQAVNKEYLGKESIKNNEYHKVQVTFNEEGGGKDHDDVFIYWINTDTNFIDYLAYSYKVDGGGMRFRESYNPRVVNGVRFVDYVNYEPEDKNQELESIGQAFNDNKLKELSKIVLANVLVETY, translated from the coding sequence ATGAAACACTGGTTTTTATTTGCTTTAACTGTCCTTTATGCGTGTAATGATAGTCATAATGCGCAGCAAATTGTTGATGCTACTATTTTGGCATCAGGATCAAACAAACTCAGTAACTCTAAAGTAGAGTTTATTTTCAGGGATAAAGAATACGGTGTTGAACAAAAAGGAGGCACGTATGAAATGGTAAGGCTGTGGGAAAATGAAGCAGGCGAGGTGGTGAGAGATGAGGTAACTAATGAAGGATTTAAAAGGGAAGTCAACGGACAAAAAGTAGAAGTAGCTGATAGCATGGCTTTTAAATACACGAATTCCATCAATTCGGTTATCTATTTTGCTCTATTGCCTTATCGATTGAACGACCAAGCAGTGAATAAAGAATATTTAGGTAAAGAGTCCATCAAAAACAATGAATATCACAAAGTTCAAGTAACATTTAACGAAGAAGGTGGTGGCAAAGACCATGACGATGTTTTTATCTACTGGATAAATACTGACACTAATTTCATTGATTATTTAGCATACAGCTACAAAGTTGACGGTGGTGGGATGAGATTCAGAGAATCGTATAATCCTCGCGTGGTTAACGGAGTTCGATTTGTTGATTATGTGAATTATGAGCCTGAAGATAAAAATCAAGAATTAGAAAGCATAGGACAGGCATTTAACGACAACAAATTAAAGGAACTGTCAAAAATTGTTCTTGCCAATGTACTGGTTGAAACTTATTGA
- a CDS encoding Nramp family divalent metal transporter, giving the protein MQLRKRLTSILIWSVISAAFIGPGTLATATSAGSQYGLQLIWPLVLSTIACLVIQEMSARVTISSGRPLGNLISDLFSNRLIVYAIGLMVITGCLAYQAGNILGAVSGISLIFTIDKKWVILLLGLIIFILISANSFDKLLKWLGYLVALMGIFFLFMAFTTEFSMQQVLVHSLIPSIPEGSSWLVIGLIGTTIVPYNIFLGSGIGEGRTMADMRFGLTISVVLGGLISIAILIIATNMNGRVTFLDLANYLGSTWGNWAYYLMGFGLFAAGLTSSITSPVAAALIAKSVYKGSKDSTVIYVRVWQVILISGLIFGLLDFQPIPIIIAAQAFNGLILPALVSILFLIANNKKLIDTKYLNSNWSNIVSLLIIDVVTVIGFRGLHGAMIKIWPSVMLTSTQLIIASQCIALLLVMYLIIRLKQLKTQ; this is encoded by the coding sequence ATGCAGTTAAGAAAAAGGCTTACATCTATTCTCATTTGGTCAGTTATTTCCGCTGCTTTTATCGGACCGGGCACTTTGGCGACAGCTACATCTGCAGGATCACAATATGGGTTGCAATTAATTTGGCCTCTCGTTTTGTCCACTATTGCCTGTTTAGTTATTCAAGAGATGTCAGCCAGGGTAACAATAAGCTCTGGGAGACCACTGGGGAATTTAATTTCTGACCTGTTTAGTAACCGATTGATTGTTTATGCAATAGGCTTGATGGTAATAACAGGTTGTCTGGCTTATCAGGCTGGCAACATTTTAGGCGCTGTGAGCGGAATTAGTCTAATTTTTACTATTGATAAAAAGTGGGTAATACTACTGTTAGGGTTAATCATATTTATTCTTATCTCAGCCAATAGTTTTGACAAATTGCTGAAATGGCTTGGCTATTTAGTGGCACTCATGGGTATTTTCTTTTTGTTCATGGCATTTACCACTGAATTTTCTATGCAGCAAGTTCTTGTTCATAGTTTAATTCCCAGCATACCCGAGGGCTCATCTTGGTTAGTAATTGGTTTGATTGGAACGACCATTGTTCCCTATAATATTTTTCTTGGTAGCGGCATTGGTGAAGGACGGACTATGGCAGATATGCGATTTGGTTTAACAATTTCTGTGGTTCTTGGAGGTTTGATTTCAATCGCCATTTTAATTATTGCTACTAACATGAATGGTAGAGTTACTTTTCTTGACTTGGCTAACTATCTTGGCTCCACCTGGGGGAATTGGGCTTATTATTTAATGGGTTTTGGCCTTTTTGCGGCTGGCCTAACTTCTTCAATCACTTCTCCTGTAGCAGCTGCATTAATTGCCAAAAGTGTTTATAAGGGCAGCAAGGATAGCACTGTTATATATGTAAGAGTATGGCAGGTTATTCTCATCAGTGGCTTAATTTTCGGATTACTTGACTTTCAGCCCATACCAATTATTATTGCTGCACAGGCTTTTAATGGTCTTATTCTACCGGCACTGGTAAGTATTCTATTCTTGATCGCTAATAACAAGAAGTTGATAGATACTAAATATTTGAATTCGAATTGGTCGAACATAGTATCACTATTGATAATTGATGTGGTAACAGTAATAGGGTTCAGAGGCCTACATGGGGCAATGATTAAAATATGGCCTTCTGTTATGCTTACAAGTACTCAGCTCATAATAGCAAGTCAGTGTATTGCACTTCTTCTGGTTATGTACCTTATAATCAGGTTAAAGCAATTGAAAACTCAATAA
- a CDS encoding caspase family protein, giving the protein MNIKSVLRNILIVWLAFTSIDSFSKSGVPRIVINSGGHSGKIFNILFTPNGEQIISVSEDKTIRVWDARTGELVKKFESEIGKGPEGMLYASAISPDGKYLAAAGYPVATEESNHIILVDIEKGVQVGTAKGHSNVINSLDFTGSGKYLASGSDDGTIKIWEVAESHDMKEVTTLPVGQRVTNISFNDKTQSLAVASDQRNVLVFDLDKLDQGTTKFSPRELKKHKDIINKVAYSPDGSYIASASLDNALILWKPDGTVVKEFDGIKNVINALTFSHDSKILVAMDILGKGTSYSIPSGNKFADFNGHDNTVFSADFSPESATGNYLVATAGGNNNVIYVWNPINGRSQQTIKGHGSTIWDLTFGEGLQLYIANEQSKSEKIRHQFRFDFATFGITANPGRPDDNFLEEANKQVRQTGIYTIDLGRGNSIANNEFEDGRILDYQVMSNGHVIVGSDFSLKEYSGTGEMIKEYLGHTAGVRTVTVTRDGKYMVSGSEDQTIRIWKLSDKGELPSMRDIFEAAEWQEYFTSLDVDTLTYQPTEEAWQGVISYLRNVGDKTYRDIEEVHASLGATVLPFANMFVSDEGEWIVWTPSGYFSCSSDGGQYFGWHVNQGIEKLAEFYTAEQYFDILFRPEMLVKSMDQGRRVIDILRGEGETIFDLTKLNRPSAAFFNINNLAFGEFKQLDYHDGKYETESKTLELEADIYDGGGGIKEVNIYQNNKLIIIDDEFDKVGTEGKQMKRMYHVNLTNGQNDFKIVTKNFQNIESRGDHLKIKYVGEIMATTNLHILSVGINKYKNPAYNLNYAQPDAKSFTDKIITNGSKMFRSIRKTEIYDTEATKENIIKGFESIIATAKPEDVFVFYYAGHGTLDEDNNNEYYLVPTNITKLYGDPEQLQEKGISASELKTYLAQVKSQKQLILMDACHSGGALKSINVRAAASEEKAIVQLARASGVVMIASSGTQQFASEFEVLQHGVFTYALLEALDGEADSGDEKVTVNELKIYMEERVPELSEQHGGQAQYPTGFVHGNDFPISIIYQQEEEVVEEEAEDDPESDSEN; this is encoded by the coding sequence ATGAATATAAAATCAGTTTTAAGAAATATACTTATAGTATGGCTGGCTTTCACATCAATTGATTCCTTCAGTAAATCAGGTGTGCCAAGAATTGTTATTAATTCAGGGGGCCACTCGGGGAAAATCTTCAACATTCTCTTTACTCCAAATGGTGAGCAGATAATATCGGTTTCAGAAGATAAAACCATTCGTGTTTGGGATGCACGTACGGGTGAGTTGGTTAAAAAGTTTGAATCGGAAATTGGCAAAGGCCCTGAAGGTATGTTATATGCCTCAGCCATTAGTCCTGATGGAAAGTATTTAGCTGCGGCCGGATATCCCGTTGCTACGGAAGAAAGTAACCACATTATTTTAGTGGATATTGAAAAAGGTGTACAGGTAGGTACAGCCAAAGGCCACAGTAATGTAATCAACTCTCTGGATTTTACCGGGAGCGGCAAGTATTTGGCGAGTGGCAGTGATGATGGCACCATTAAAATTTGGGAAGTGGCCGAATCACATGACATGAAGGAGGTAACTACTTTACCTGTGGGTCAGCGTGTAACTAACATTTCATTTAATGATAAAACACAGTCATTAGCTGTAGCTTCCGACCAACGCAATGTGCTAGTTTTCGATTTGGACAAGTTGGATCAGGGAACTACTAAATTCTCACCGAGAGAACTTAAAAAACATAAAGATATAATCAACAAAGTGGCCTATTCACCAGACGGCAGTTACATAGCCTCGGCCAGTTTGGATAACGCGCTTATCTTGTGGAAGCCTGATGGTACGGTTGTAAAAGAGTTTGATGGCATTAAAAACGTCATTAATGCACTAACCTTTTCTCATGACAGTAAAATTCTTGTAGCTATGGATATTCTCGGAAAGGGAACGAGTTATTCCATACCAAGTGGAAATAAATTCGCTGATTTCAATGGTCATGACAATACTGTATTTAGTGCCGACTTCTCACCAGAATCTGCTACAGGTAACTATTTGGTAGCAACAGCAGGTGGTAATAACAATGTTATCTATGTGTGGAATCCGATCAACGGCAGAAGTCAACAAACTATTAAAGGACATGGCTCAACTATTTGGGATCTAACTTTTGGTGAAGGCCTGCAGCTCTACATAGCAAATGAGCAATCTAAAAGCGAAAAAATTAGGCACCAATTCCGATTCGATTTTGCCACATTTGGAATTACGGCAAACCCAGGCAGGCCTGACGACAACTTTCTGGAAGAGGCCAATAAACAAGTAAGGCAAACCGGAATATATACCATAGATCTTGGAAGAGGAAATAGCATTGCAAACAATGAGTTTGAAGATGGAAGAATATTAGACTATCAGGTAATGTCTAATGGACACGTAATTGTTGGTAGCGATTTTTCTTTGAAGGAATATAGTGGTACCGGTGAGATGATTAAGGAATACCTTGGCCATACTGCCGGAGTGAGAACCGTAACAGTAACTAGAGATGGGAAATATATGGTTTCGGGTAGTGAAGATCAGACCATTCGTATTTGGAAACTGAGCGACAAAGGCGAGCTACCTAGCATGCGCGATATTTTTGAAGCGGCAGAGTGGCAGGAATATTTTACTTCACTCGATGTAGATACACTCACTTATCAACCAACAGAAGAAGCCTGGCAAGGTGTAATCAGTTATTTAAGAAATGTGGGTGATAAAACGTATCGCGACATTGAAGAGGTGCATGCAAGCCTGGGTGCTACGGTGCTTCCTTTTGCCAATATGTTCGTTTCAGACGAAGGGGAATGGATTGTTTGGACTCCTTCAGGATATTTTAGCTGTAGTTCAGATGGTGGGCAGTACTTTGGCTGGCATGTCAATCAGGGCATTGAAAAATTAGCAGAATTTTATACCGCAGAGCAATATTTCGATATCCTCTTCAGACCAGAAATGCTTGTTAAAAGCATGGATCAGGGTAGAAGAGTTATCGATATTCTGCGTGGAGAAGGTGAAACTATTTTTGACCTAACTAAACTGAACAGACCATCAGCGGCCTTTTTTAATATTAATAATCTGGCCTTTGGAGAATTTAAACAGCTCGATTATCACGATGGTAAATACGAAACAGAGAGTAAAACATTAGAGCTGGAAGCTGATATTTATGATGGCGGTGGCGGTATCAAAGAAGTAAATATCTATCAGAATAATAAGCTTATTATTATTGATGATGAGTTTGATAAAGTGGGGACTGAGGGTAAGCAAATGAAGAGAATGTATCATGTAAACCTCACCAACGGCCAGAATGATTTTAAGATAGTTACCAAAAACTTCCAAAATATTGAATCTCGTGGCGACCATCTGAAAATAAAGTATGTAGGCGAAATTATGGCTACTACCAACCTGCATATACTGTCAGTAGGTATTAATAAATATAAGAACCCGGCATATAATTTAAATTATGCACAGCCTGATGCTAAGTCGTTTACCGATAAAATCATCACCAACGGAAGTAAGATGTTCCGTTCTATTCGTAAGACAGAGATTTACGATACGGAGGCAACCAAAGAAAATATTATCAAAGGCTTTGAGTCTATCATTGCCACCGCCAAGCCGGAAGATGTGTTTGTATTCTATTATGCAGGACACGGTACATTAGATGAAGACAATAATAATGAATACTACTTGGTGCCTACTAACATTACTAAACTGTATGGTGACCCTGAACAACTGCAAGAAAAAGGTATTTCTGCTTCTGAATTGAAAACTTATTTAGCGCAGGTTAAATCTCAGAAACAGTTGATTCTCATGGATGCTTGTCATTCAGGTGGTGCACTGAAATCTATTAATGTTCGTGCCGCTGCATCTGAAGAAAAGGCCATTGTACAATTGGCAAGGGCTTCTGGAGTTGTAATGATAGCCTCTAGTGGTACCCAACAATTTGCTTCTGAGTTTGAAGTACTACAGCATGGCGTATTTACTTATGCTTTGCTTGAAGCTTTAGATGGAGAAGCTGATTCAGGCGATGAAAAAGTAACTGTAAACGAATTAAAAATCTACATGGAAGAGCGTGTTCCTGAGCTCAGTGAGCAGCACGGTGGCCAGGCGCAATATCCTACAGGTTTTGTTCATGGGAATGATTTCCCAATTAGTATTATTTATCAGCAGGAGGAGGAAGTTGTTGAAGAAGAGGCAGAAGATGACCCTGAAAGTGATTCAGAAAACTAA
- a CDS encoding DUF4493 domain-containing protein, with protein sequence MKRLLLAIFAILFLYGCSEDETNSSEGIGKLSLNVGLDIKANPIGGRTDEVVALEDFLVIIFREDGTVFQQFDRAGDIPSEVELPTGVYRVTASSNNESLAEFDNPFYYGESELFSIDKEELKVITVTCTLDNMKVTVNYSDNVVNSFDTYVTTVQSDAGGLLIYNESETREGFFSVSPLAIEATLTYSKTDGSVLTKTFSGAVTDPQPKTHYEINVDAIVQDGQIVINIVLDESTDLVPIELGDDIYSGNLSNGDLLITEVFQDPMFTDSGYEYFEVYNNTSTTLNLIGKVVTDLGSDIFVIEEDLIIEPYSYYVLQSGNLHLLIDITNDYVYSGMELDNESDEIIIFNSDMSEIVRLEYDGGPLFPDPTGASMILDASCLTLECMQDGSNWCVSISLMEFDERGSPGSVNESCFVDYDGDGYTVEHGDCDDSDNTVYPGAPDICGNGIDENCDTSDAVCDGFDSDGDGISNNSETNLGTNLNSPDSDNDGINDYVETNRGNPIDTDGDGTLDALDLDSDEDGYADSMEKYIDSDFDGIADYRDLDSDNDGVIDTDDNCRITSNVAQVDSDGDGIGDACD encoded by the coding sequence ATGAAAAGATTATTGCTAGCAATTTTTGCGATTTTGTTTCTTTACGGATGTAGTGAAGATGAAACCAATTCTTCCGAAGGCATCGGTAAACTAAGTTTAAATGTAGGACTTGATATTAAAGCCAATCCCATTGGAGGTCGTACCGATGAAGTAGTGGCACTGGAAGACTTTCTGGTAATTATTTTTAGAGAAGATGGTACTGTCTTCCAGCAATTCGATCGTGCCGGTGATATTCCATCTGAAGTTGAATTACCCACAGGTGTATATAGGGTAACAGCCAGTTCTAACAATGAATCTTTAGCAGAATTTGATAATCCCTTTTATTATGGTGAATCAGAACTCTTTAGCATTGATAAAGAAGAATTAAAGGTAATAACAGTCACATGTACGCTGGATAATATGAAAGTGACGGTGAATTATTCAGATAATGTTGTGAATTCATTCGATACGTATGTTACCACTGTGCAAAGTGATGCTGGTGGATTGCTCATTTATAATGAAAGCGAGACACGAGAAGGATTTTTTTCTGTATCACCACTGGCCATTGAAGCTACACTTACTTATTCTAAAACTGATGGTTCAGTTTTAACAAAGACATTTAGCGGAGCTGTCACTGACCCACAGCCTAAAACTCATTATGAGATTAATGTGGATGCGATTGTACAGGATGGACAGATTGTTATAAATATTGTGTTAGATGAATCTACCGATTTAGTTCCCATAGAATTGGGAGATGATATTTATTCAGGAAATTTATCAAATGGAGATCTTTTAATTACTGAGGTTTTTCAAGATCCAATGTTTACAGATAGTGGATATGAATATTTCGAAGTATATAATAATACTAGCACTACTTTAAATCTAATTGGAAAAGTGGTAACAGATCTAGGGTCTGATATTTTTGTAATTGAAGAGGACTTAATAATAGAGCCATATTCATACTACGTTTTGCAAAGTGGAAACCTTCATCTACTTATTGACATTACAAATGACTATGTTTATTCTGGAATGGAACTGGATAACGAGTCAGATGAAATTATAATATTTAACTCTGATATGTCCGAAATTGTAAGACTTGAATATGATGGAGGACCTTTATTTCCCGATCCAACAGGAGCTTCTATGATTTTAGACGCATCTTGTTTGACACTAGAATGCATGCAAGATGGGTCTAATTGGTGTGTAAGTATTAGTTTAATGGAATTTGATGAGAGAGGTTCACCTGGCTCAGTCAATGAATCTTGTTTTGTTGATTATGACGGGGATGGATATACAGTTGAGCATGGAGATTGCGATGATTCTGATAACACTGTTTATCCTGGCGCTCCAGATATATGTGGAAACGGCATTGATGAAAATTGTGATACTTCAGACGCAGTTTGCGATGGTTTTGACTCAGATGGAGATGGGATTTCCAATAACTCAGAAACAAACCTAGGTACCAATCTTAATTCTCCTGATAGTGATAATGATGGGATAAATGATTATGTGGAAACTAATAGAGGAAATCCAATTGATACTGACGGGGACGGCACGCTTGACGCTCTAGACTTAGACTCAGATGAAGATGGCTATGCTGATTCAATGGAAAAATATATTGATTCAGATTTTGATGGAATTGCAGATTATAGAGATCTTGATTCTGACAATGATGGCGTTATTGACACGGACGATAATTGCAGAATTACTTCAAACGTTGCGCAAGTAGATTCAGATGGTGATGGAATTGGTGATGCATGTGATTAA
- a CDS encoding PorP/SprF family type IX secretion system membrane protein yields MIKHLLKGISVLLITLSTTYVDAQDIPLFSQKLTNSFIYNPAMAGHTFGSLTLANRRNFSNVNGAAENNFLSFHTPFYDHRFGVGANVFREQVNFVDNIYASGAFAYHINFGSYNVLSMGVSAEYNSIGFDINSVIGDRNDPLLGEKSNNMDFSFGINYQHRYFKVGAAANRLATNLELSNNASVLSEFYSGYAAGLIPLRGGLDILEPTFTFRKLSAINDIWETGLYYTFNNLLTVGSSYRKGDILNAAVGLKVAKKFFVGYSYEIVNNNLGTDVGPSSEIAVRFDFNDKSYQERFRQDYKNSLAFRRKTLSTAAKRTRVGSRSPKSFKKRQKSRLKNIKSPNQRYNNLKKLPKVERRKFDNKKRRKKNYKRRKQKRYKSNKRKRYK; encoded by the coding sequence TTGATTAAACATTTACTAAAAGGAATAAGCGTATTGCTAATTACACTAAGCACTACTTATGTAGATGCTCAGGATATTCCTTTGTTTAGTCAGAAACTTACCAATTCCTTTATTTATAATCCTGCCATGGCGGGCCATACCTTTGGTTCACTTACGTTGGCGAATAGAAGAAACTTCTCTAACGTAAATGGAGCTGCAGAAAACAATTTTCTGAGTTTTCATACGCCATTTTATGATCATCGTTTTGGTGTAGGAGCAAACGTTTTTAGAGAACAGGTCAATTTTGTTGATAACATTTATGCATCCGGAGCCTTTGCGTATCACATCAATTTTGGAAGCTACAATGTGCTTTCTATGGGAGTATCAGCCGAATATAACAGCATTGGCTTTGATATTAACAGTGTCATAGGTGATCGTAACGATCCACTATTGGGCGAAAAATCCAACAATATGGATTTCTCTTTCGGCATTAATTATCAGCACAGATACTTTAAAGTAGGCGCTGCGGCCAATCGCTTGGCAACAAACCTTGAACTGTCAAATAATGCCAGTGTTTTAAGTGAGTTTTATTCTGGCTATGCGGCTGGCTTAATACCGCTAAGAGGCGGTCTGGATATTTTAGAGCCTACCTTCACATTTAGAAAACTTTCAGCTATCAATGATATCTGGGAGACAGGCTTATATTATACTTTCAATAATTTATTAACGGTAGGCTCCTCGTATAGGAAAGGCGACATCCTTAATGCAGCAGTTGGTCTTAAAGTGGCAAAGAAATTTTTTGTTGGCTACAGCTATGAGATTGTTAATAATAACCTCGGAACGGATGTTGGACCAAGTAGTGAAATTGCAGTCCGTTTTGATTTTAATGATAAATCTTATCAGGAGCGTTTCCGTCAGGATTATAAGAATTCATTGGCCTTTAGAAGGAAAACCTTAAGTACTGCAGCAAAAAGAACACGCGTGGGTTCTCGCAGTCCTAAGTCATTCAAGAAAAGGCAGAAAAGTAGGCTGAAGAACATTAAGTCGCCAAACCAGCGTTACAATAACCTGAAAAAGCTGCCTAAGGTGGAACGCAGGAAGTTCGACAATAAAAAACGAAGAAAGAAAAATTACAAACGCAGAAAGCAGAAGCGCTATAAATCTAACAAGAGGAAGAGGTATAAGTGA
- a CDS encoding T9SS type B sorting domain-containing protein, whose product MNKLLTTILFIPTLAFSQLVVPSGTTMTVGANTLISTDGNVVVQSANFSFQSVNDANNLGGLLLGGSGQQGIGTANLLAIPNLIIDGGGTKGIIGQVLVTNQLELANGIVSTPENDNVNFLAVGSNGEATSNGTSWVTGPLLQQGSGAKFYPLGAANRYAPILLDVRGNENTLTGARAYRNDGSFVVRNLPSNVDTVSSSWVWAVFAQELNSVQVNLPIQSEDEGLFTSNENLPVVLEADTVQNLSSNLGGFTTTIGSGFNAVGSDNASVNPGGDYVRLFLLGGVLTTVPVIHNILTPNNDGSNDFLVIQAIGAYADDNEVILLDRWGTEVYRKKNFRNFNDIDNPYDGSFDDLSPGNYICILKYAGQTAKQVITVLN is encoded by the coding sequence ATGAATAAGCTACTTACCACCATATTGTTCATTCCAACACTAGCTTTTAGTCAGTTAGTGGTTCCTTCTGGAACAACCATGACGGTGGGTGCGAATACGCTTATTAGTACGGATGGTAACGTGGTAGTTCAATCAGCCAATTTTTCTTTTCAAAGTGTAAATGATGCCAATAATCTGGGAGGTTTATTACTCGGAGGCTCTGGGCAGCAAGGTATTGGTACAGCTAACCTTTTGGCTATTCCTAATTTAATAATTGATGGTGGTGGTACTAAAGGTATTATTGGGCAAGTACTTGTTACTAACCAATTAGAATTAGCTAATGGTATTGTGTCTACGCCCGAAAATGATAATGTAAACTTTCTAGCTGTTGGAAGTAATGGCGAGGCAACCTCTAACGGAACTTCATGGGTAACTGGCCCATTGTTGCAGCAAGGGTCTGGAGCTAAATTTTATCCGCTTGGTGCTGCCAATAGATATGCTCCAATTTTGCTCGATGTGAGAGGCAATGAGAATACTTTAACAGGTGCGAGAGCTTATAGGAATGATGGTAGTTTTGTAGTTAGAAATCTACCTTCAAATGTAGATACAGTAAGTTCTTCATGGGTATGGGCAGTTTTTGCACAAGAATTAAATAGTGTGCAGGTAAATTTGCCCATTCAATCTGAAGATGAAGGACTATTTACTTCAAATGAAAATTTGCCAGTAGTTTTAGAAGCTGATACCGTTCAAAATTTGAGTTCAAACCTTGGTGGTTTCACTACGACTATAGGTAGTGGGTTTAATGCAGTAGGAAGTGATAACGCCTCGGTAAACCCTGGTGGTGATTATGTCAGGCTCTTTTTGCTTGGCGGGGTACTTACTACAGTGCCTGTTATTCATAATATTTTAACACCTAACAATGACGGCTCCAATGACTTCTTGGTTATTCAAGCCATTGGTGCTTACGCTGATGACAATGAAGTGATTTTGTTAGACCGTTGGGGCACTGAGGTTTACAGAAAAAAGAATTTTAGAAATTTTAATGATATTGATAATCCGTATGATGGAAGCTTTGATGATTTATCACCAGGCAACTATATATGTATTTTAAAATATGCAGGGCAAACGGCCAAGCAGGTAATAACAGTGTTAAACTAA